From Actinosynnema mirum DSM 43827, a single genomic window includes:
- a CDS encoding polyribonucleotide nucleotidyltransferase translates to MTDIEVHETSAVIDNGRFGTRTIRFETGHLARQAAGSVVAYLDDETMLLSATTASKAPKEHFDFFPLTVDVEERMYAAGRIPGSFFRREGRPSTDAILTCRLIDRPLRPSFVDGLRNEIQVVITVMSLNPADLYDVVAINAASASTQLAGLPFSGPIGGVRVALIEGQWVAFPTHEQLENAVFDMVVAGRVVGDDVAIMMVEAEATEKVIDLIGEGAQAPTEEVVAAGLEASKPFIKVLCEAQAQLAQVAAKATGEFPTFPAYQADAFEAVEAAGASDLAQALTIAGKQEREGRIDEVKASVLEKLAAQFEGREKEVGAAFRSLTKKLVRQRILRDKVRIDGRGLTDIRSLGAEVAIIPRTHGSALFERGETQILGVTTLNMLRMEQQIDSLSPETHKRYLHHYNFPPYSTGETGRVGSPKRREIGHGALAERALMPVLPKRDEFPYAIRQVSEALGSNGSTSMGSVCASTMSLLNAGVPLKAPVSGIAMGLVSDEVDGKTEYVALTDILGAEDAFGDMDFKVAGTKQFVTALQLDTKLDGIPSEVLASALSQARDARLAILEVMAEAIDVPDEMSPFAPRVTSVKIPTDKIGEVIGPKGKMINSITEQTGADISIEDDGTIYVGAADGPSAEAAIGLINAIANPQLPKVGERFLGTVVKTAAFGAFVSLLPGKDGLIHISKLGNGKRIGKVEDVVKVGDKLRVEIADIDQRGKISLVLVSEEEGADKAAAPAAETAETSAPESSDQ, encoded by the coding sequence ATGACGGACATCGAGGTCCACGAGACTTCAGCCGTGATCGACAACGGTCGGTTCGGCACCCGCACCATCCGGTTCGAGACCGGTCACCTGGCCCGCCAGGCCGCAGGCAGCGTCGTCGCGTACCTGGACGACGAGACCATGCTGCTCTCGGCGACCACCGCCTCCAAGGCGCCGAAGGAGCACTTCGACTTCTTCCCGCTGACGGTGGACGTCGAGGAGCGCATGTACGCCGCGGGTCGCATCCCCGGCTCGTTCTTCCGCCGCGAGGGCCGTCCGTCCACGGACGCGATCCTGACCTGCCGCCTGATCGACCGCCCGCTGCGCCCGTCCTTCGTGGACGGCCTGCGCAACGAGATCCAGGTCGTCATCACGGTCATGAGCCTGAACCCGGCCGACCTGTACGACGTCGTGGCGATCAACGCCGCGTCCGCGTCGACGCAGCTCGCCGGCCTGCCCTTCTCCGGCCCCATCGGCGGCGTCCGCGTGGCGCTGATCGAGGGCCAGTGGGTCGCGTTCCCGACCCACGAGCAGCTGGAGAACGCCGTCTTCGACATGGTCGTCGCCGGCCGCGTCGTGGGCGACGACGTCGCGATCATGATGGTCGAGGCCGAGGCCACCGAGAAGGTCATCGACCTGATCGGCGAGGGCGCCCAGGCCCCGACCGAGGAGGTCGTGGCCGCCGGTCTCGAGGCCTCCAAGCCGTTCATCAAGGTGCTGTGCGAGGCGCAGGCCCAGCTCGCGCAGGTCGCCGCCAAGGCGACCGGCGAGTTCCCGACCTTCCCGGCCTACCAGGCTGACGCGTTCGAGGCCGTCGAGGCCGCGGGCGCGAGCGACCTGGCCCAGGCGCTGACCATCGCGGGCAAGCAGGAGCGCGAGGGTCGCATCGACGAGGTCAAGGCGTCGGTGCTGGAGAAGCTGGCCGCGCAGTTCGAGGGCCGCGAGAAGGAGGTCGGCGCCGCGTTCCGCTCGCTGACCAAGAAGCTCGTGCGCCAGCGCATCCTGCGCGACAAGGTCCGCATCGACGGCCGCGGCCTGACCGACATCCGGTCGCTCGGCGCCGAGGTCGCGATCATCCCCAGGACGCACGGCTCCGCCCTGTTCGAGCGCGGCGAGACCCAGATCCTGGGCGTCACCACGCTGAACATGCTCCGCATGGAGCAGCAGATCGACTCGCTCTCCCCGGAGACGCACAAGCGGTACCTGCACCACTACAACTTCCCGCCCTACTCCACCGGTGAGACCGGTCGGGTCGGCTCGCCCAAGCGCCGCGAGATCGGCCACGGCGCGCTGGCGGAGCGGGCGCTGATGCCGGTGCTGCCCAAGCGCGACGAGTTCCCGTACGCGATCCGCCAGGTCTCCGAGGCGCTGGGGTCCAACGGCTCCACGTCCATGGGCTCGGTCTGCGCGTCCACGATGTCGCTGCTCAACGCGGGCGTCCCGCTGAAGGCGCCGGTGTCGGGCATCGCCATGGGCCTGGTCTCCGACGAGGTCGACGGCAAGACCGAGTACGTCGCGCTGACCGACATCCTCGGCGCCGAGGACGCGTTCGGCGACATGGACTTCAAGGTCGCGGGCACCAAGCAGTTCGTGACCGCGCTCCAGCTCGACACCAAGCTCGACGGCATCCCGTCCGAGGTCCTGGCGTCGGCGCTGTCCCAGGCCCGCGACGCGCGCCTGGCGATCCTGGAGGTCATGGCCGAGGCCATCGACGTCCCGGACGAGATGAGCCCGTTCGCGCCGCGCGTCACGTCGGTCAAGATCCCGACCGACAAGATCGGCGAGGTCATCGGGCCCAAGGGCAAGATGATCAACTCGATCACCGAGCAGACCGGCGCCGACATCTCCATCGAGGACGACGGCACGATCTACGTCGGTGCGGCGGACGGCCCGTCCGCGGAGGCCGCCATCGGCCTGATCAACGCCATCGCGAACCCGCAGCTGCCGAAGGTCGGCGAGCGCTTCCTGGGCACCGTGGTCAAGACCGCGGCGTTCGGCGCGTTCGTCTCCCTGCTGCCGGGCAAGGACGGCCTGATCCACATCTCCAAGCTGGGCAACGGCAAGCGCATCGGCAAGGTCGAGGACGTCGTCAAGGTCGGCGACAAGCTCCGCGTCGAGATCGCGGACATCGACCAGCGCGGCAAGATCAGCCTGGTGCTGGTGTCCGAGGAGGAGGGGGCCGACAAGGCCGCCGCCCCGGCCGCCGAGACCGCTGAGACCTCGGCTCCGGAGTCCTCGGACCAGTGA
- the rpsO gene encoding 30S ribosomal protein S15, protein MALTTEQKKTILTEYGVHDTDTGSAEAQVALLSKRIADLTEHLKKHKHDHHSRRGLLLLVGRRRRLLDYLKKSDIARYRTLIQRLGLRR, encoded by the coding sequence GTGGCACTGACCACCGAGCAGAAGAAGACCATCCTCACCGAGTACGGCGTCCACGACACGGACACCGGTTCGGCCGAGGCGCAGGTCGCGCTGCTGAGCAAGCGCATCGCCGACCTGACCGAGCACCTGAAGAAGCACAAGCACGACCACCACTCGCGTCGTGGTCTGCTGCTGCTGGTCGGCCGTCGCCGCCGTCTGCTCGACTACCTCAAGAAGTCCGACATCGCGCGCTACCGGACGCTGATCCAGCGCCTCGGCCTGCGCAGGTGA